Proteins co-encoded in one Streptomyces roseochromogenus subsp. oscitans DS 12.976 genomic window:
- a CDS encoding TetR/AcrR family transcriptional regulator, translated as MSTTVERDRAPKQDRSRATRRRLLEAAVACLAEHGWSGSTVSVVAERAGVSRGAAQHHFPTREDLFTAAVEYVAEERSTALRALFPSGPAARRAVVAALVDLYTGPLFRAALHLWVAASNEDQLRARVTELEARVGRETHRIAVDLLGADESRPGVRETVQGFLDMARGLGLANLLTDDSARRERVVAQWADLLEEALG; from the coding sequence ATGAGCACGACGGTGGAACGCGACCGCGCGCCCAAACAGGACCGCAGCCGGGCCACCCGGCGGCGGCTCCTGGAAGCCGCCGTGGCCTGCCTCGCCGAACACGGCTGGTCGGGCTCCACCGTCTCGGTCGTCGCCGAACGCGCCGGCGTCTCGCGGGGCGCCGCCCAGCACCACTTCCCGACCCGCGAGGACCTGTTCACGGCCGCCGTCGAGTACGTCGCCGAAGAGCGCTCCACCGCGCTCCGGGCCCTCTTCCCGAGCGGCCCCGCCGCCCGCCGGGCCGTCGTCGCGGCCCTCGTCGACCTCTACACCGGCCCCCTCTTCCGTGCCGCCCTGCACCTGTGGGTCGCCGCCTCCAACGAGGACCAGCTCCGCGCGCGTGTCACCGAGCTGGAGGCCCGCGTGGGGCGTGAGACCCACCGCATCGCCGTCGACCTCCTCGGCGCCGACGAGTCCCGCCCCGGCGTGCGCGAAACCGTCCAGGGCTTCCTGGACATGGCCCGCGGCCTGGGCCTTGCCAACCTCCTCACCGACGACTCCGCCCGCCGCGAACGGGTCGTCGCGCAGTGGGCCGACCTGCTGGAGGAAGCGCTGGGCTGA
- a CDS encoding isopenicillin N synthase family dioxygenase — MTSHTPTATPSYDQLPIIDLSAADRGPQARALLHAQLHSAAHDVGFFQLVGHGVTPAETDALVTAMRAFFALPEADRLALDNVNSPHFRGYTRTGDERTAGARDWRDQLDIGAERPARVPGPGEPPYWWLQGPNQWPAALPELRTAALTWIDRLSAVAERLLHELLTAIGAPADFYDPIFGTRAHPHLKLVRYPGSAGDGTDQGVGAHKDYGFLTLLLQDTVGGLQVHREDGLFHDVPPVQGAFVVNLGELLEVATNGYLLATNHRVVSPPEATERFSVPFFYNPRLDARIAPLPFPHAAKAPGITTDPANPLYAEYGYNELKGKLRAHPLVAERHHGNLLTSAA; from the coding sequence ATGACCTCGCACACCCCGACGGCGACCCCGTCGTACGACCAGCTCCCCATCATCGACCTGTCGGCCGCAGACCGCGGCCCCCAGGCCCGCGCCCTGCTCCACGCCCAACTGCACAGCGCCGCGCACGACGTCGGCTTCTTCCAGCTCGTCGGACACGGTGTGACCCCGGCCGAGACCGACGCGCTGGTCACCGCGATGCGCGCCTTCTTCGCCCTCCCCGAGGCCGACCGGCTCGCCCTCGACAACGTGAACTCGCCGCACTTCCGCGGCTACACCCGCACCGGCGACGAACGCACCGCCGGCGCCCGCGACTGGCGCGACCAGCTCGACATAGGCGCCGAACGCCCCGCTCGCGTCCCCGGCCCCGGCGAGCCCCCGTACTGGTGGCTGCAAGGCCCCAACCAGTGGCCCGCCGCCCTCCCCGAGCTGCGCACCGCGGCCCTGACCTGGATCGACAGGCTCAGCGCGGTCGCCGAGCGCCTCCTGCACGAACTGCTGACCGCGATCGGCGCCCCCGCCGACTTCTACGACCCGATCTTCGGCACCCGCGCCCACCCGCACCTCAAGCTCGTCCGCTACCCCGGCAGCGCGGGCGACGGCACCGATCAGGGCGTGGGCGCCCACAAGGACTACGGCTTCCTGACCCTCCTGCTCCAGGACACGGTCGGCGGCCTCCAGGTCCACCGCGAGGACGGCCTCTTCCACGACGTCCCGCCGGTCCAGGGCGCCTTCGTGGTCAACCTGGGCGAACTCCTGGAGGTGGCGACCAATGGCTACCTCCTGGCCACCAACCACCGCGTGGTCAGCCCACCCGAAGCGACGGAACGCTTCTCGGTCCCGTTCTTCTACAACCCCCGCCTGGACGCCCGCATAGCCCCCCTGCCCTTCCCCCACGCCGCCAAGGCCCCTGGCATCACAACCGACCCGGCGAACCCCCTGTACGCCGAGTACGGCTACAACGAACTCAAGGGCAAGCTCAGGGCACACCCGCTGGTGGCGGAACGACACCACGGCAACTTGCTGACGTCGGCGGCGTAA
- a CDS encoding citrate synthase 2, producing the protein MSDFVPGLEGVVAFETEIAEPDKEGGALRYRGVDIEDLVGHVSFGNVWGLLVDGAFNPGLPPAEPFPIPVHSGDIRVDVQSALAMLAPVWGLKPLLDIDERQARDDLARAAVMALSYVAQSARGQMMPMVPQREIDKAKSVVERFMIRWRGEPDPKHVAAVDAYWTSAAEHGMNASTFTARVIASTGADVAAALSGAVGAMSGPLHGGAPSRVLGMIEEIERTGDAEAYVKQALDRGERLMGFGHRVYRAEDPRARVLRRTARELGAPRFEIAEALEKAALEELHNRRPDRVLATNVEFWAAIMLDFAEVPAHMFTSMFTCARTAGWSAHILEQKRTGRLVRPSARYVGPGVRSPQDVEGYADIAH; encoded by the coding sequence ATGTCCGATTTCGTACCCGGACTCGAGGGAGTCGTCGCGTTCGAGACGGAGATCGCCGAGCCGGACAAGGAGGGCGGCGCCCTGCGCTACCGGGGCGTCGACATCGAGGACCTGGTCGGGCACGTCTCGTTCGGGAACGTGTGGGGGCTGCTGGTCGACGGCGCCTTCAACCCCGGTCTGCCGCCCGCCGAGCCGTTCCCGATCCCGGTGCACTCCGGTGACATCCGGGTGGACGTGCAGTCGGCGCTCGCCATGCTGGCGCCGGTGTGGGGGCTGAAGCCGCTGCTCGACATCGACGAGCGCCAGGCGCGGGACGATCTCGCGCGGGCCGCCGTGATGGCGCTGTCGTACGTCGCCCAGTCCGCGCGCGGGCAGATGATGCCGATGGTGCCGCAGCGGGAGATCGACAAGGCGAAGTCGGTCGTTGAGCGGTTCATGATCCGGTGGCGGGGCGAACCGGACCCCAAGCATGTCGCGGCCGTGGACGCGTACTGGACGTCCGCCGCCGAGCACGGCATGAACGCGTCGACGTTCACGGCGCGGGTCATCGCCTCCACCGGCGCCGATGTCGCCGCCGCGCTGTCGGGTGCGGTGGGAGCCATGTCCGGGCCGCTGCACGGGGGTGCGCCGTCGCGGGTGCTCGGGATGATCGAGGAGATCGAGCGGACCGGGGACGCGGAGGCGTACGTCAAGCAGGCCCTGGACCGGGGTGAGCGGCTGATGGGGTTCGGGCACCGGGTGTACCGGGCCGAGGATCCGCGGGCGCGGGTGCTGCGGCGTACGGCGCGTGAGCTGGGGGCGCCGCGGTTCGAGATCGCCGAGGCGTTGGAGAAGGCCGCGCTGGAGGAGCTGCACAACCGTCGGCCGGATCGTGTGCTGGCGACCAACGTCGAGTTCTGGGCGGCGATCATGCTGGACTTCGCTGAGGTGCCGGCGCATATGTTCACTTCGATGTTCACGTGCGCGCGTACGGCTGGGTGGTCTGCGCACATTCTTGAGCAGAAGCGCACCGGTCGCCTGGTGCGGCCGTCTGCTCGGTACGTGGGGCCGGGGGTGCGTAGTCCGCAGGACGTCGAGGGGTATGCGGATATCGCCCACTGA
- the pdxH gene encoding pyridoxamine 5'-phosphate oxidase, whose amino-acid sequence MTNRDPLLDPVLDPAAMRKQYRAEGLAEQDLASHPMDQFARWFEDAARAALHGTVYEPNAMVVSTADAAGRPSSRTVLMKQFDTDGFVFFTNYDSRKARELAENPHVALLFPWHPLARQVIVTGTARRTGRDETAAYFRTRPHGSQLGAWASAQSSVIASRAGLDAAYADLEARYPEGEQVPVPPHWGGFRITPQTVEFWQGRENRLHDRLRYVTQPGGRWKVERLSP is encoded by the coding sequence GTGACCAACCGCGACCCGCTCCTGGACCCCGTCCTCGATCCCGCCGCCATGCGCAAGCAGTACCGGGCGGAGGGCCTCGCCGAACAGGACCTCGCCAGCCACCCCATGGACCAGTTCGCCCGCTGGTTCGAGGACGCCGCCCGGGCGGCGCTGCACGGCACGGTCTACGAACCCAACGCGATGGTCGTCTCCACGGCGGACGCGGCCGGCCGTCCCAGCTCGCGCACCGTCCTGATGAAGCAGTTCGACACCGACGGTTTCGTCTTCTTCACCAACTACGACTCCCGCAAGGCCCGCGAGCTCGCCGAGAACCCGCACGTCGCCCTGCTCTTCCCCTGGCACCCGCTCGCCCGCCAGGTCATCGTCACCGGCACCGCCCGCCGCACCGGCCGCGACGAGACCGCCGCCTACTTCCGCACCCGCCCGCACGGCTCCCAGCTGGGCGCCTGGGCCAGCGCCCAGTCCTCGGTGATCGCCTCCCGTGCCGGACTCGACGCCGCCTACGCCGACCTGGAGGCCCGCTACCCCGAGGGCGAACAGGTCCCGGTCCCACCGCACTGGGGCGGCTTCCGCATCACCCCTCAGACCGTCGAGTTCTGGCAGGGCCGCGAGAACCGGCTCCACGACCGCCTGCGCTACGTCACCCAGCCAGGCGGCCGCTGGAAGGTGGAGCGCCTCAGCCCCTGA
- a CDS encoding PAS domain-containing protein encodes MSASRRSGTTDELGPDDPGEPSESGGSDLLAALLDGMDAALCAFDADGVVTHWNREAERILGWTAAEAVGRHGFAGWAVRSADAEEVQSRLMSAMHATGRQVHEFALVTKDGGRVLVRTQSAAVRGPDGKPAGLYCAFSEVHAQIDLERSIALSEALFEDAAWGVVLIDADLRPAVVNAHAARVLGIGRTSALGRPLGELLAQGVEELEAALTHVLAEGAPPAPAEMWVTLRTPEGGERRCWRSGFVRLASPLAEEPVPLGVGWLFQDVTEAKQTEQEAALLRFRTNQLHRAARAAAECEDPAEAAIVHLDFALAGFADHALIDRVLASPRAGGEERAVRLVRLAATPAGAPGPSLLTGAAGLPVRYETGHPALQCVERAGAVRADAGSIPAEQAQEWALARQWPGDAVHALCAALRSRGRTLGAVTFLRGSGRHRFERIDTAYAEDVAVRIAAALDLADAVRDENGPTGAQGPSGGSCRGRGD; translated from the coding sequence GTGAGTGCTTCCCGGCGGAGTGGGACCACTGATGAGCTGGGGCCGGACGATCCCGGTGAGCCCAGTGAATCCGGGGGATCCGATCTGCTCGCCGCTCTGCTCGACGGTATGGACGCGGCTCTGTGTGCGTTCGACGCCGACGGGGTCGTCACGCACTGGAACCGGGAGGCCGAGCGGATCCTCGGCTGGACGGCCGCCGAGGCGGTCGGACGGCACGGGTTCGCCGGGTGGGCGGTGCGCAGCGCCGACGCCGAGGAGGTGCAGTCCCGGCTGATGTCGGCGATGCACGCGACCGGCCGGCAGGTGCACGAGTTCGCGCTCGTCACGAAGGACGGCGGCCGGGTCCTCGTGCGCACCCAGTCCGCAGCCGTACGAGGCCCCGACGGCAAACCCGCCGGGCTGTACTGCGCGTTCAGCGAGGTGCACGCGCAGATCGATCTGGAGCGGTCGATCGCGCTGAGCGAGGCGCTGTTCGAGGACGCCGCCTGGGGTGTCGTCCTCATCGACGCCGATCTGCGGCCCGCTGTCGTCAACGCGCACGCTGCCCGGGTCCTCGGCATCGGGCGTACGTCCGCGCTGGGCCGGCCGCTCGGCGAACTGCTCGCGCAGGGCGTGGAGGAGCTGGAGGCCGCGCTCACCCATGTGCTGGCCGAGGGCGCGCCGCCCGCGCCCGCCGAGATGTGGGTGACCCTGCGCACCCCCGAGGGCGGGGAACGGCGCTGCTGGCGGAGCGGGTTCGTACGGCTGGCTTCGCCGCTCGCGGAGGAACCGGTGCCGCTCGGCGTCGGCTGGCTGTTCCAGGACGTCACCGAGGCCAAGCAGACCGAGCAGGAGGCGGCCCTGCTGCGGTTCCGCACCAACCAGCTGCACCGTGCCGCGCGGGCCGCCGCCGAGTGCGAGGATCCGGCCGAGGCGGCCATCGTCCACCTGGACTTCGCGCTCGCCGGCTTCGCCGACCACGCGTTGATCGACCGGGTGCTGGCTTCCCCGCGCGCCGGGGGTGAGGAGAGGGCCGTACGGCTCGTCCGGCTGGCCGCGACGCCCGCCGGCGCGCCCGGGCCGAGCCTGCTCACGGGGGCGGCCGGGCTGCCCGTGCGCTACGAGACGGGGCATCCGGCGCTGCAGTGCGTCGAGCGGGCCGGTGCCGTGCGCGCGGACGCCGGGTCGATCCCGGCGGAACAGGCACAGGAGTGGGCGCTCGCCCGTCAGTGGCCCGGCGACGCGGTGCACGCCCTGTGCGCGGCGCTGCGCAGCCGGGGGCGGACGCTGGGCGCGGTGACCTTCCTGCGCGGCTCCGGACGGCACCGCTTCGAGCGGATCGACACGGCCTACGCGGAGGACGTGGCGGTCCGCATCGCGGCGGCGCTGGACCTGGCGGACGCGGTACGGGACGAGAACGGGCCTACGGGGGCGCAGGGTCCGTCCGGCGGATCCTGTCGCGGACGCGGGGACTGA
- a CDS encoding SIS domain-containing protein, whose amino-acid sequence MSDGTPADLFFDAAIDLLRRVRAEEAEAIAAAGTLLADTVAAGGRLFAFGAGHSSLAAQDVVYRAGGLALMNLLAVPGVVGVDVTPATLGSALERVDGLASAVLDTSPVRSGDALVIISLSGRNALPVEMAQGARALGLKVIGVTSVAYASQTTSRHASGTFLKDHCDIVLDSKIAVGDAELTLDTIPAPFAPASTVVTTALLQAVMATTAATLADRGIEPPLLRSGNVDGGHEWNGRVLREYGDRIFYRR is encoded by the coding sequence ATGAGCGACGGCACGCCTGCCGACCTGTTCTTCGACGCCGCCATCGACCTGCTGCGGCGGGTCCGTGCGGAGGAGGCCGAGGCGATCGCCGCGGCCGGCACCCTGCTCGCCGACACCGTCGCCGCCGGCGGGCGCCTGTTCGCCTTCGGCGCCGGGCACTCCTCGCTGGCCGCCCAGGACGTCGTCTACCGGGCCGGCGGCCTCGCCCTGATGAACCTGCTCGCCGTCCCAGGCGTCGTCGGCGTCGACGTCACCCCGGCCACCCTCGGCTCCGCCCTCGAACGCGTCGACGGACTCGCGAGCGCCGTCCTGGACACCTCACCGGTCCGCTCCGGCGACGCCCTCGTGATCATCTCCCTGTCCGGCCGCAACGCCCTGCCCGTGGAGATGGCTCAGGGCGCCCGCGCCCTCGGCCTGAAGGTCATCGGCGTCACCTCGGTCGCCTACGCGTCGCAGACCACGTCCCGGCACGCCTCCGGCACCTTTCTGAAGGACCACTGCGACATCGTGCTGGACTCGAAGATCGCGGTCGGCGACGCCGAGCTCACCCTCGACACCATCCCGGCGCCCTTCGCGCCCGCCTCCACGGTCGTCACCACCGCCCTGCTGCAGGCCGTCATGGCGACCACCGCCGCCACCCTCGCCGACCGCGGCATCGAACCCCCGCTGCTGCGCTCCGGCAACGTCGACGGCGGCCACGAGTGGAACGGCCGCGTGCTGCGGGAGTACGGCGACCGGATCTTCTACCGGCGCTGA
- a CDS encoding metal-dependent transcriptional regulator produces MSGLIDTTEMYLRTILELEEEGVVPMRARIAERLDQSGPTVSQTVARMERDGLVSVASDRHLELTDEGRRLATRVMRKHRLAECLLVDVIGLEWEQVHAEACRWEHVMSEAVERRVLELLRHPTESPYGNPIPGLEELGEKDGANPFLDEGMVSLADLDPGSDGKTVVVRRIGEPIQTDAQLMYTLRRAGVQPGSVVSVTESAGGVLVGSGGEAAELEADVASHVFVAKR; encoded by the coding sequence ATGTCCGGACTGATCGACACCACGGAGATGTATCTCCGCACCATCCTCGAACTCGAAGAGGAAGGCGTCGTCCCCATGCGCGCCCGCATCGCGGAGCGGCTGGACCAGAGCGGGCCGACGGTGAGCCAGACGGTGGCGCGCATGGAGCGCGACGGCCTGGTGTCCGTGGCCAGCGACCGCCATCTGGAGCTGACCGACGAGGGCCGCAGGCTCGCCACGCGCGTGATGCGCAAGCACCGGCTGGCCGAGTGCCTCCTCGTCGACGTGATCGGCCTGGAGTGGGAGCAGGTGCACGCCGAGGCCTGCCGCTGGGAGCACGTGATGAGCGAGGCCGTCGAGCGGCGCGTCCTGGAGCTGCTGCGGCACCCGACCGAGTCGCCGTACGGCAACCCCATCCCCGGCCTGGAGGAACTGGGCGAGAAGGACGGCGCCAACCCGTTCCTGGACGAGGGCATGGTCTCGCTGGCCGACCTCGACCCGGGCTCGGACGGCAAGACGGTCGTCGTCCGCCGGATCGGCGAGCCGATCCAGACGGACGCGCAGTTGATGTACACGCTGCGGCGCGCGGGTGTGCAGCCCGGCTCCGTGGTGAGCGTGACGGAGTCGGCCGGCGGTGTCCTGGTGGGTAGCGGCGGCGAGGCGGCCGAGCTGGAGGCGGACGTCGCCTCGCACGTGTTCGTCGCCAAGCGCTGA
- a CDS encoding alpha/beta fold hydrolase codes for MARRIDVTGADGVRLAAWEFADPPKTGLDPAEGRTGPAAGPPGVLLLHGLMGRASHWASTARWLAARHRAVALDQRGHGQSEKSARAAYTREAYVEDAEAALEQLGLAPAVLVGHAMGALTAWQLAAKRPDLVRGLIICDMRASALGAASQREWAQWFKAWPVPFATLADVRKWFGEDDPWVERPSPARGAFYAEVMHESADGWRPVFEPEQMLRTRESWVYDAHWEELAQVRCPTLVVRGVDGELGRAEAQEMVRVLPAGHYAEVAEAGHLAHYELPLAWRASVLPFLDGVLGD; via the coding sequence ATGGCACGGCGGATCGACGTAACGGGAGCGGACGGGGTGCGCTTGGCCGCCTGGGAGTTCGCCGACCCTCCCAAGACGGGTCTCGACCCGGCGGAGGGCCGGACGGGCCCGGCGGCCGGCCCTCCGGGCGTGCTGTTACTGCACGGCCTGATGGGCCGTGCCTCCCACTGGGCCTCGACGGCCCGCTGGCTCGCCGCACGCCATCGCGCCGTCGCCCTCGACCAGCGCGGTCACGGCCAGAGCGAGAAGTCCGCCCGGGCCGCCTACACCCGTGAGGCCTACGTCGAGGACGCCGAGGCCGCCCTCGAACAGCTCGGGCTCGCCCCCGCCGTCCTCGTCGGCCACGCCATGGGCGCGCTGACCGCCTGGCAGCTCGCCGCGAAGCGTCCCGACCTCGTCCGGGGCCTGATCATCTGCGACATGCGGGCCTCCGCGCTGGGGGCCGCCTCGCAGCGGGAGTGGGCCCAGTGGTTCAAGGCCTGGCCCGTCCCCTTCGCCACGCTGGCCGACGTACGCAAGTGGTTCGGCGAGGACGACCCCTGGGTGGAGCGGCCGAGCCCCGCCCGCGGCGCGTTCTACGCCGAGGTCATGCACGAGTCCGCCGACGGCTGGCGTCCCGTCTTCGAGCCGGAGCAGATGCTCCGCACCCGGGAGAGCTGGGTGTACGACGCGCACTGGGAGGAACTGGCGCAGGTGCGCTGCCCGACGCTGGTGGTGCGTGGGGTGGACGGGGAGCTGGGGCGGGCGGAGGCGCAGGAGATGGTGCGGGTGCTTCCAGCGGGGCATTATGCGGAGGTCGCTGAGGCGGGGCACCTTGCGCACTATGAGCTGCCGCTGGCTTGGCGGGCTTCCGTCCTGCCGTTTCTTGATGGGGTGCTCGGGGACTGA
- a CDS encoding ABC transporter ATP-binding protein yields MTEAAVRVRGLWKRFGQQVAVGGIDLELPAGKFIGLVGPNGAGKTTTLSMVTGLLRPDEGTVEVVGHDVWRDPVAVKARIGVLPEGLRLFERLSGRELLGYSGRLRGLPGAEVDKRATQLLDVLDLAGAQHKLVVDYSTGMRKKIGLAAALLHNPEVLFLDEPFEGVDPVSAQTIRGVLERYTASGATVVFSSHVMELVESLCDWVAVLAAGRIRATGTLAEVRGAHPTLQGAFLELVGASGRDTGSDLDWLGGGAAR; encoded by the coding sequence ATGACCGAAGCTGCGGTACGCGTGCGTGGGCTCTGGAAGCGGTTTGGGCAGCAAGTCGCTGTCGGGGGGATCGATCTTGAGCTGCCCGCCGGGAAGTTCATAGGGCTGGTCGGGCCGAACGGGGCCGGGAAGACCACCACCCTCTCCATGGTCACCGGGCTGCTACGGCCCGACGAGGGCACCGTGGAGGTCGTCGGGCACGACGTGTGGCGGGATCCGGTGGCCGTCAAGGCGCGCATCGGGGTACTGCCCGAGGGGCTGCGGCTGTTCGAGCGGCTGTCGGGACGGGAGTTGCTCGGGTACTCGGGCCGGCTGCGCGGGCTGCCGGGGGCCGAGGTGGACAAGCGGGCCACGCAGCTGCTGGACGTGCTCGACCTGGCCGGGGCCCAGCACAAGCTCGTAGTCGACTACTCGACCGGCATGCGCAAGAAGATCGGGCTCGCGGCCGCGCTGCTGCACAACCCCGAGGTGCTCTTCCTGGACGAGCCGTTCGAGGGCGTCGACCCGGTGTCCGCGCAGACCATCCGGGGCGTTCTGGAGCGGTACACCGCCTCCGGGGCGACCGTCGTCTTCTCCTCGCACGTCATGGAGCTGGTCGAGTCGCTGTGCGACTGGGTCGCGGTGCTGGCGGCGGGCCGGATCCGCGCGACCGGGACGCTTGCCGAGGTGCGCGGCGCTCATCCGACGCTCCAGGGGGCGTTCCTGGAGCTGGTCGGGGCGAGCGGGCGGGACACCGGGTCCGATCTGGACTGGCTGGGCGGCGGGGCGGCCCGATGA
- a CDS encoding bifunctional DNA primase/polymerase: MEETIAGARNTQIAGQIPQQRGESLLETAVRYAEERHWDVFPGTWLEAVAGMQRCSCSDASCPAPGAHPARPDWATQATGSATVARRMWQKQPTASILLPTGRTFDALSVPESAGFLALARMERMELTLGPVTLAPDRRMQFFVLPGGSAKVPDLVRKLGWSLASLDLVALGEGSYVAAPPTRFGSRGAVQWACRPTPANRWLPDAEELISSLAYACGRDR; this comes from the coding sequence GTGGAAGAGACGATCGCGGGCGCCCGAAACACTCAGATTGCCGGTCAGATTCCGCAGCAGCGCGGGGAATCGCTGCTGGAGACCGCCGTACGCTACGCCGAGGAGCGGCACTGGGACGTGTTCCCGGGCACCTGGCTGGAAGCGGTCGCCGGCATGCAGCGCTGCTCGTGCAGCGATGCCTCCTGCCCTGCGCCGGGTGCGCACCCCGCGCGCCCCGACTGGGCGACGCAGGCGACGGGCAGCGCGACCGTCGCGCGCCGGATGTGGCAGAAGCAGCCGACGGCGTCGATCCTGCTGCCTACGGGGCGGACGTTCGATGCGTTGTCCGTCCCGGAGAGTGCGGGGTTCTTGGCGCTCGCCCGTATGGAGCGGATGGAACTGACGCTCGGGCCGGTGACGTTGGCTCCCGACCGGCGTATGCAGTTCTTCGTGCTGCCGGGGGGTTCCGCGAAGGTGCCGGATCTGGTGCGGAAGCTCGGGTGGTCGCTCGCGTCGCTGGATCTGGTGGCGCTGGGCGAGGGGTCGTATGTGGCTGCTCCTCCTACTCGGTTCGGGTCTCGTGGGGCTGTGCAGTGGGCTTGCCGGCCCACCCCGGCGAATCGGTGGTTGCCGGATGCGGAGGAGTTGATCTCGTCTCTCGCTTATGCGTGCGGTCGGGATCGTTAA
- a CDS encoding ABC transporter substrate-binding protein, with product MTGRRRTLRTFLHSTSRPGRATAMTAGAVALCASLTAGCGVIPGATGGSGDDPVKVMTWAPQDTNSTNKPGMPAMALAYAKWINAHGGINGHKLQVLTCNDHNDAVDAAKCARRAADENVVAVVGSYSQFGDSYLAPLEGAGIPYIGGYGVTNSEFTGQMSYPVNGGQPALLAGLGKALGAACGTVSLVRPDSIAGDELPVLLDSGLKAGGHANADDHLAAEDATEYSDQSDHALADATRSGPKKGCVVPALGDRTDTFMDSFRRARENYPAVRLGTVLGSVDQTVINATGGASGPYEGAYITGWYPPASDARWDTMKKVINEEAFGDNRIDPADAGVQTTWIAYTVLKAVLEKIGDGDVSADSVRHTLDGGLRVSTGGLTPTLQWPYEGKLAAVGFPRMVNADVTLQVVQDGQLVAARTGIGGRSGISDMTDTLDGADVQ from the coding sequence ATGACCGGCAGGCGACGCACCCTTCGTACCTTCCTCCATTCCACCTCCCGCCCCGGCAGAGCCACCGCCATGACCGCGGGCGCCGTGGCCCTCTGTGCGTCGCTCACCGCCGGATGCGGGGTCATCCCCGGTGCCACGGGGGGCTCCGGGGACGACCCGGTCAAGGTCATGACGTGGGCCCCGCAGGACACCAACTCGACCAACAAGCCCGGCATGCCCGCGATGGCCCTCGCCTATGCCAAGTGGATCAACGCGCACGGCGGCATCAACGGCCACAAGCTCCAGGTCCTGACCTGCAACGACCACAACGACGCCGTGGACGCCGCCAAGTGCGCCCGGCGCGCGGCCGACGAGAACGTGGTCGCGGTCGTCGGCTCCTACAGCCAGTTCGGCGACTCCTACCTCGCCCCGCTGGAAGGCGCCGGCATCCCCTACATAGGCGGCTACGGCGTCACCAACAGCGAGTTCACCGGCCAGATGTCGTACCCGGTCAACGGCGGCCAGCCCGCCCTGCTGGCCGGTCTCGGCAAGGCCCTCGGCGCCGCCTGCGGCACCGTCTCCCTGGTCCGCCCGGACAGCATCGCCGGCGACGAGCTGCCGGTGCTGCTCGACTCCGGGCTGAAGGCGGGCGGGCACGCGAACGCGGACGACCACCTCGCCGCCGAGGACGCCACCGAGTACAGCGACCAGTCCGATCACGCGCTGGCGGACGCCACCAGGAGCGGGCCGAAGAAGGGCTGTGTGGTGCCCGCGCTCGGGGACCGCACCGACACCTTCATGGACTCCTTCCGCCGGGCCCGCGAGAACTACCCCGCCGTACGGCTCGGGACCGTGCTCGGCAGTGTCGACCAGACGGTGATCAACGCCACGGGCGGCGCGTCCGGGCCGTACGAGGGCGCGTACATCACCGGCTGGTACCCGCCGGCGTCCGACGCCCGCTGGGACACGATGAAGAAGGTGATCAACGAGGAGGCCTTCGGCGACAACCGCATCGACCCCGCGGACGCCGGAGTGCAGACGACCTGGATCGCCTACACCGTGCTGAAGGCCGTCCTGGAGAAGATCGGCGACGGCGACGTGAGCGCCGACAGCGTGCGGCACACCCTCGACGGCGGTCTGCGGGTCTCCACCGGCGGTCTCACCCCGACCCTGCAGTGGCCCTACGAGGGCAAGCTCGCCGCGGTCGGCTTCCCGCGGATGGTCAACGCCGACGTCACCCTCCAGGTGGTGCAGGACGGCCAGCTGGTCGCGGCCCGCACGGGCATCGGCGGCCGGAGCGGCATCAGCGACATGACCGACACGCTGGACGGCGCCGACGTGCAGTGA